A single Bacillota bacterium DNA region contains:
- a CDS encoding ornithine cyclodeaminase family protein: METTEVLWLDAEGVREALPPAAAVEAAARALVEAWRGTAEVPLRLNLRLAGGGSALVMPASAAQLAVKVVSVVPGNAERGLPGTQGVVLLLDGATGSPRALLDGTVLTGLRTGGAAAAAARALAPRRRGVLAMIGSGTQAAYQVACTLAVLELEEVRLWSPHRKHAERLRARVERLLPPGALDRLSWRIASRAEEAVRGADLVVCATTAREPVLEASWLEPDVHVNGVGSFTPEMRELPPELAARAAAEAGLWVEKEEAALAEAGELIAAVEAGLLEPASLRPLGALLAEARPGRRARGASFFKSVGVAELDLYAAQAAVEAAEARGLGRRLAWSPGG, encoded by the coding sequence GTGGAGACGACGGAAGTTCTCTGGCTGGACGCGGAAGGCGTCCGGGAGGCGCTGCCCCCGGCCGCGGCGGTGGAGGCGGCGGCGCGGGCGCTGGTGGAGGCCTGGCGGGGCACGGCGGAGGTGCCGCTGCGCCTCAACCTGCGCCTGGCAGGGGGAGGAAGCGCCCTCGTCATGCCCGCCTCGGCGGCCCAGCTGGCGGTCAAGGTGGTCTCCGTCGTCCCGGGCAACGCGGAGCGGGGCCTGCCGGGGACCCAGGGGGTGGTCCTGCTCCTGGACGGCGCCACAGGTAGCCCGCGCGCCCTCCTGGACGGGACCGTGCTGACCGGGCTGCGCACGGGCGGGGCGGCGGCCGCCGCGGCGCGCGCCCTCGCCCCGCGGCGGCGGGGCGTCCTGGCCATGATCGGAAGCGGCACCCAGGCCGCCTACCAGGTGGCCTGCACCCTGGCCGTCCTCGAGCTGGAGGAAGTCCGCCTCTGGAGCCCGCATCGCAAACATGCGGAGCGCCTGCGCGCCCGCGTGGAGAGGCTCCTGCCGCCGGGGGCGCTGGACCGGCTCTCCTGGCGCATCGCCTCGCGGGCCGAAGAGGCCGTGCGCGGCGCCGACCTGGTGGTCTGCGCCACCACCGCGCGCGAGCCGGTGCTGGAAGCCTCCTGGCTGGAGCCCGACGTGCACGTCAACGGCGTGGGCAGCTTCACGCCCGAGATGCGCGAGCTACCCCCGGAGCTGGCCGCCCGCGCCGCCGCCGAGGCCGGCCTCTGGGTGGAGAAGGAGGAGGCTGCGCTGGCCGAGGCGGGCGAGTTGATCGCCGCCGTGGAGGCGGGGCTCCTGGAGCCGGCCTCGCTGCGCCCGCTGGGAGCGCTGCTGGCGGAGGCGCGGCCCGGCCGGCGGGCGCGAGGCGCCAGCTTCTTCAAGAGCGTGGGCGTCGCCGAGCTCGACCTCTACGCGGCCCAGGCGGCGGTGGAGGCGGCCGAGGCGCGCGGGCTCGGCCGGCGCCTGGCGTGGTCGCCGGGCGGATGA
- a CDS encoding chlorite dismutase family protein translates to MGAEGGRSAPGRLPEIFTLHAVWRRGPEWERIVEGQRERLVDEVEAALGAEPGVEVRGVYSSVGFRPDADILFWLLAPQVESLQRTVVALRHTTFGRASELSWSFLGVARPPQFVGDHLAAFQRGIPPKRYVQVYPFVRTPEWYLLPTEERARMLREHGRLGAEFPEVYTNNVQAFGLGDYEWILAFETDDFSQLVDLIRRLREAEARRYTKLDVPFILGVRKPLAEALADLA, encoded by the coding sequence ATGGGCGCGGAAGGCGGGAGGTCGGCGCCGGGCCGGCTGCCGGAGATCTTCACGCTGCACGCCGTCTGGCGGCGCGGCCCGGAGTGGGAGAGGATCGTGGAAGGGCAGCGTGAGCGGCTGGTCGACGAGGTGGAGGCGGCGCTCGGGGCCGAGCCCGGCGTGGAGGTGCGCGGGGTCTATTCGAGCGTCGGCTTCCGGCCGGACGCCGACATCCTCTTCTGGCTCCTCGCCCCGCAGGTGGAGAGCCTGCAGAGGACGGTGGTGGCGCTGCGCCACACCACCTTCGGCCGGGCCAGCGAGCTGAGCTGGTCCTTCCTGGGCGTGGCGCGGCCGCCGCAGTTCGTCGGCGATCATCTGGCCGCCTTCCAGCGTGGCATCCCGCCCAAGCGCTACGTGCAGGTCTACCCCTTCGTGCGCACGCCGGAGTGGTACCTGCTCCCCACCGAGGAGCGCGCGCGCATGCTGCGCGAGCACGGCCGGCTGGGGGCCGAGTTCCCCGAAGTCTACACCAACAACGTCCAGGCCTTCGGTCTGGGCGACTACGAGTGGATCCTGGCCTTCGAGACCGACGACTTCTCGCAGCTGGTCGACCTGATCCGGCGCCTGCGCGAGGCCGAGGCGCGGCGCTACACCAAGCTGGACGTGCCCTTCATCCTGGGCGTGCGGAAGCCGCTGGCGGAAGCGCTGGCCGACCTGGCCTGA
- a CDS encoding branched-chain amino acid ABC transporter ATP-binding protein/permease has protein sequence MRGWSPDRWWRRAAWEERLGLPALLLALVLPFALNAYWTDVVNIFLLYLTAAIGLDLMVGQAGVYNFGQAAFYGMGAYTAAILSTRLGIPILWTVPAAVAVAAGLAALVTWPAIHLRGDYLLIVTVGIGEIFRIAVVNNPFGLTGGANGIPGVPQPQVLGHVLSTPAGYYWVALAGCILAVLFWRRVVDSPLGRTWRMVREDEEAATAMGVNPGRAKLLAVAAGAGVAGLAGALFAGKLTIVAPDSFTFWESTVLFAIVILGGPGSLPGLVVGAVGMEILPEFFRDFAQYRMVVFGAAMVAMMIFRPQGIWPARPWRFRGQAAEPEAERPAAAGPGEGAGRRERGAAGGELLSVEGVGKAFGGVVAVDGVSFRLRRGEILGLIGPNGAGKTTLFNLITGFNRPDRGSIRLEGRPVEGLPAYRVAALGVSRTFQTIRLFPGLTVLENVLAGRHRFEEQRFWQVLLRPGRTRALEARQVALARRLLAEMGLERWEGELARNLPYGDQRRLEIARALAAEPVLLVLDEPAAGLNEQESAELMEELQRIRAAGITLILIEHDMSVVMNVSDRVVCLDQGRMIAEGTPAVVQADPRVIEAYLGAPEAELSGGESA, from the coding sequence GTGAGGGGGTGGAGCCCGGACCGGTGGTGGCGGCGGGCAGCCTGGGAGGAGCGGCTCGGCCTGCCCGCCCTCCTTCTCGCGCTGGTCCTGCCCTTCGCGCTCAACGCCTACTGGACCGACGTGGTCAATATCTTCCTGCTTTACCTGACGGCGGCCATCGGCCTCGACCTGATGGTGGGCCAGGCGGGCGTCTACAACTTCGGGCAGGCGGCCTTCTACGGAATGGGCGCCTACACGGCCGCCATCCTCTCCACGCGGCTGGGGATCCCCATCCTCTGGACCGTCCCCGCGGCCGTGGCGGTGGCGGCGGGGCTGGCGGCGCTGGTCACCTGGCCGGCCATCCACCTGCGCGGCGACTACCTCCTGATCGTCACCGTGGGGATCGGCGAGATCTTCCGCATCGCGGTGGTCAACAACCCCTTCGGGCTGACGGGCGGCGCCAACGGGATCCCCGGCGTCCCCCAGCCGCAGGTGCTGGGGCACGTGCTCTCCACGCCCGCGGGGTACTACTGGGTGGCGCTGGCGGGGTGCATCCTGGCCGTGCTCTTCTGGCGGCGGGTGGTCGACTCGCCCCTGGGGCGCACGTGGCGCATGGTGCGAGAGGACGAGGAGGCGGCCACGGCCATGGGGGTCAACCCGGGCCGGGCCAAGCTGCTCGCCGTAGCCGCGGGAGCAGGCGTGGCCGGCCTGGCCGGTGCGCTCTTCGCCGGCAAGCTGACCATCGTGGCGCCCGACAGCTTCACCTTCTGGGAGTCGACGGTGCTCTTCGCCATCGTCATCCTGGGCGGCCCCGGCTCCCTGCCGGGGCTTGTGGTGGGCGCGGTGGGGATGGAGATCCTGCCGGAGTTCTTCCGGGACTTCGCCCAGTACCGGATGGTGGTCTTCGGGGCGGCCATGGTGGCCATGATGATCTTCCGGCCCCAGGGCATCTGGCCGGCGAGGCCGTGGCGCTTCCGCGGGCAGGCGGCGGAGCCCGAAGCGGAGAGGCCCGCCGCCGCCGGGCCGGGCGAGGGAGCGGGCAGGCGCGAGCGCGGCGCCGCCGGCGGCGAGCTGCTCTCCGTGGAGGGCGTGGGCAAGGCCTTCGGAGGCGTCGTGGCCGTGGACGGGGTCAGCTTCCGCCTGCGGCGCGGCGAGATCCTGGGCCTGATCGGCCCCAACGGCGCCGGCAAGACGACGCTCTTCAACCTGATCACCGGCTTCAACCGTCCCGACCGCGGCAGCATCCGCCTGGAGGGCCGGCCGGTGGAAGGGTTGCCGGCCTACCGGGTGGCGGCGCTGGGCGTCTCGCGCACCTTCCAGACGATCCGCCTCTTCCCCGGGCTGACCGTGCTGGAGAACGTGCTGGCCGGGCGCCACCGTTTCGAGGAGCAGCGCTTCTGGCAAGTGCTGCTCCGGCCCGGGCGGACGCGGGCGCTCGAGGCGCGGCAGGTGGCGCTGGCCCGACGGCTCCTGGCCGAGATGGGGCTGGAGCGCTGGGAGGGCGAGCTGGCCCGGAACCTGCCCTACGGCGACCAGCGGCGGTTGGAGATCGCCCGCGCCCTGGCGGCCGAGCCGGTGCTGCTGGTCCTGGATGAGCCGGCGGCGGGGCTGAACGAGCAGGAGAGCGCCGAGCTGATGGAAGAGCTGCAGCGCATCCGCGCGGCCGGCATCACCCTCATCCTCATCGAGCACGACATGTCGGTGGTCATGAACGTCTCCGATCGCGTCGTCTGCCTCGACCAGGGGAGGATGATCGCCGAGGGGACGCCGGCCGTGGTGCAGGCCGATCCGCGGGTGATCGAGGCCTACCTGGGGGCGCCGGAGGCCGAGCTGAGCGGGGGGGAGAGCGCGTGA
- a CDS encoding branched-chain amino acid ABC transporter permease: MSGFLELLLNGVTLGSVYALVALGYTMVYGVLRLINFAHGDLFALGAYLAFSLMTASALSSRLAGPGGLVVVLLLVMLFVALAGALTERIAYRPLRRSSRLAPVVSALGVSVFLENAIMLVYGPDYRVFPHGFLPQVVWSLGAGVHVALVQLLIIVVSLALMVALYLFVQRTTVGAAIRAVALDHDTARLMGIDVDRIILLVFLIGPALGGAAGLMVGSYYGQISFQMGWGYGLKAFTAAIIGGIGNIPGAMVGGLLLGVLEALGAGYISSAWQGAITFLVLILILIARPTGLLGERVVSKL, encoded by the coding sequence ATGAGCGGGTTCCTGGAGCTGCTGCTCAACGGGGTGACGCTGGGCTCGGTCTACGCGCTGGTGGCGCTGGGCTACACCATGGTCTACGGCGTCCTCCGGCTGATCAACTTCGCCCATGGTGACCTCTTCGCGCTGGGCGCCTACCTGGCCTTCAGCCTGATGACCGCCTCCGCGCTCTCCAGCCGGCTGGCCGGGCCGGGCGGGCTCGTGGTGGTGCTCCTGCTGGTGATGCTCTTCGTCGCCCTGGCGGGAGCGCTGACCGAGCGTATCGCCTACCGGCCGCTGCGCCGTTCCTCACGCCTGGCGCCGGTGGTCTCCGCGCTGGGAGTCTCCGTCTTTCTCGAGAACGCCATCATGCTGGTCTACGGGCCCGACTACCGCGTCTTCCCGCACGGCTTCCTGCCCCAGGTCGTCTGGTCATTGGGGGCCGGCGTCCACGTGGCGCTGGTCCAGCTGCTGATCATCGTGGTCTCGCTGGCGCTGATGGTGGCGCTCTACCTCTTCGTCCAGCGGACGACGGTGGGCGCCGCCATCCGCGCGGTGGCGCTCGACCACGACACGGCGCGCCTGATGGGGATCGACGTCGACCGGATCATCCTGCTCGTCTTCCTTATCGGTCCGGCGCTGGGAGGCGCGGCCGGGCTGATGGTGGGCAGCTATTACGGTCAGATCAGCTTCCAGATGGGCTGGGGCTACGGCCTCAAGGCGTTCACGGCGGCCATCATCGGCGGGATCGGGAACATTCCCGGCGCCATGGTGGGCGGCCTGCTGCTGGGCGTGCTGGAGGCGCTGGGCGCCGGCTACATCTCGTCGGCCTGGCAGGGGGCCATCACCTTTCTCGTGCTGATCCTGATCCTGATCGCCCGCCCCACCGGGCTGCTGGGCGAGCGGGTGGTGAGCAAGCTGTGA
- a CDS encoding DUF177 domain-containing protein, with translation MKIDVSQLRREAPGARAHVEGEERWAPGERPEGVPELAAGVRFSVELEHLPHLILAHVRAETVALLVCDRCLAEFAQPVHLEYAEIYQTPEEHQRWPERGQDELERPTRLLDPAGTTIDLEEGFRENLLLDLPLKRLCRPDCRGLCPVCGANRNEVDCGHGEPAARDARWAALERLRLPGSPPEGEGREKDGQS, from the coding sequence CTGAAGATCGACGTCTCGCAGCTGCGCAGGGAGGCGCCCGGGGCGCGCGCCCACGTGGAGGGCGAGGAGCGCTGGGCGCCGGGCGAGCGGCCCGAGGGAGTGCCCGAGCTGGCGGCGGGCGTCCGCTTCTCGGTGGAGCTGGAGCACCTGCCCCACCTCATCCTGGCGCACGTCCGCGCCGAGACGGTGGCGCTCCTGGTCTGCGACCGCTGCCTGGCCGAGTTCGCCCAGCCCGTCCACCTTGAGTACGCCGAGATCTACCAGACGCCCGAGGAGCACCAGCGCTGGCCGGAGCGCGGGCAGGACGAGCTGGAGCGGCCGACCCGGCTGCTCGACCCGGCCGGCACCACCATCGACCTGGAGGAAGGCTTCCGGGAGAACCTGCTCCTGGACCTGCCGCTCAAGCGCCTCTGCCGGCCCGACTGCCGGGGCCTCTGCCCCGTCTGCGGGGCCAACCGGAACGAGGTGGACTGCGGCCACGGCGAGCCGGCCGCACGCGACGCACGCTGGGCGGCCCTGGAGAGGCTCCGCCTGCCCGGATCACCCCCGGAGGGGGAGGGGAGGGAGAAGGATGGGCAATCCTAA
- a CDS encoding APC family permease gives MATVAKGSEAGAAPAQLRREVSVWGSYMWGFSDVGADIFAGLGLVTVASQGAAPAAFALAGLVYVLIGLAYTELAAAFPVAGGGQYFATRGLGDLWGLITGGALILDYTIDIALFAVSSTGYLNALIAFFSGVDLTSIKVPLLGLHVQAVWLLEALALIAALMWINVRGMRESNMFNQMVGLATMVIDLLLLLLGFVTVWSPGLFGSQVAHQMPSLHQFMYGSSLAIISFVGLESISQAAQETRHPSRILPRSTLTLILTIFITSIGYSVLANGTLPWNAFAGHEQDSVTLLARRMPFIGPIAGPLTAVMGAAILAISANSGVMSVSRLTYSMSHHNLLSSWFDYVDPRRFTPVRTILFFSGIGLVWTLFAFATPSVMDTLGNMYAFGATLGYVVVFMALIALRRKEPEVPRPFLMPLNLRLRNRDGRPYLFPVLGAVGFVSVLVVLFEVLYTHAVGRIFGPIWVVGWLVYFVYYRRRSGLGLRTLPRDWVGEQKEILASAEEYQLLAEYEQAVAASGPHLERAEGFQP, from the coding sequence GTGGCGACGGTCGCGAAGGGAAGCGAAGCCGGGGCGGCGCCGGCGCAGCTGCGGCGCGAGGTGAGTGTCTGGGGTTCCTACATGTGGGGCTTCTCCGACGTGGGAGCGGACATCTTCGCGGGCCTCGGCCTTGTGACGGTCGCCTCCCAGGGCGCCGCTCCGGCCGCCTTCGCCCTGGCCGGGCTGGTCTACGTCCTGATCGGCCTGGCCTACACCGAGCTGGCGGCGGCCTTCCCGGTGGCGGGAGGCGGCCAGTATTTCGCCACCCGCGGCCTGGGCGACCTCTGGGGGCTGATCACGGGCGGCGCGCTGATCCTGGACTACACCATCGACATCGCCCTCTTCGCCGTCTCCTCCACCGGCTACCTGAACGCGCTCATCGCCTTCTTCAGCGGTGTCGACCTGACCTCGATCAAGGTCCCCCTGCTGGGTCTCCACGTTCAGGCAGTCTGGCTCCTGGAGGCGCTGGCGCTCATCGCGGCGCTGATGTGGATCAACGTGCGCGGCATGCGCGAGTCCAACATGTTCAACCAGATGGTCGGGCTGGCCACCATGGTCATCGACCTGCTGCTGCTCCTGCTGGGTTTCGTCACCGTCTGGTCGCCGGGCCTCTTCGGCAGCCAGGTCGCCCACCAGATGCCCTCGCTCCACCAGTTCATGTACGGCTCGTCGCTGGCCATCATCTCCTTCGTCGGGCTGGAGTCCATCTCCCAGGCGGCGCAGGAGACCCGGCATCCGTCGCGCATCCTGCCGCGCAGCACCCTGACGCTCATCCTGACCATTTTCATCACCAGCATCGGCTACTCGGTCCTGGCCAACGGTACGCTGCCCTGGAACGCCTTCGCCGGTCACGAGCAGGACTCGGTGACGCTCCTGGCTCGGCGCATGCCCTTCATCGGCCCCATCGCCGGGCCGCTGACCGCGGTGATGGGCGCGGCCATCCTGGCCATCTCGGCCAACTCGGGCGTGATGAGCGTCTCGCGGCTCACCTACTCCATGAGCCACCACAACCTGCTCTCCAGCTGGTTCGACTACGTGGACCCGCGCCGTTTCACGCCCGTGCGGACCATCCTCTTCTTCTCCGGGATCGGCCTGGTCTGGACTCTCTTCGCCTTCGCCACGCCCAGCGTCATGGACACGCTGGGGAACATGTACGCCTTCGGCGCCACGCTGGGGTACGTGGTGGTCTTCATGGCGCTGATCGCGCTGCGCAGGAAGGAACCGGAGGTGCCGCGCCCCTTCCTGATGCCGCTCAACCTGCGGCTGCGCAACCGCGACGGGCGGCCCTACCTCTTCCCGGTCCTGGGCGCCGTCGGCTTCGTCAGCGTGCTGGTCGTCCTCTTCGAGGTGCTCTACACGCACGCCGTAGGGCGGATCTTCGGCCCCATCTGGGTGGTGGGCTGGCTGGTCTATTTCGTCTACTACCGGCGGCGGTCGGGACTCGGGCTGCGTACGCTGCCGCGGGACTGGGTGGGCGAACAGAAGGAGATCCTGGCCTCGGCCGAGGAGTACCAGCTGCTGGCGGAGTACGAGCAGGCGGTGGCCGCCTCGGGCCCCCATCTGGAGAGAGCGGAGGGCTTCCAGCCGTGA
- a CDS encoding ABC transporter ATP-binding protein produces MLAVRGLAVRYGHIQALRGVDVELQPGEIVAVLGANGAGKTTLLRSISGLVRPAEGEVRLGEELLAAPRGGRPAHQIVRLGVAHVPEGRQVFATLTVDENLTLGAYTRRQEPARVEAGRRRVFELFPRLAERRGQLAGTLSGGEQQMLAIGRALMAEPRILLLDEPSLGLSPLLVRTIFRTLREINAQGVAMLLVEQNARAALQLAHRAYVLENGRVVLGGKAAELARDDRVRRAYLGQRG; encoded by the coding sequence CTGCTCGCCGTCCGCGGCCTCGCGGTCCGCTACGGGCACATCCAGGCGTTGCGCGGGGTGGACGTGGAGCTGCAGCCGGGCGAGATCGTGGCCGTCCTGGGCGCCAACGGCGCCGGCAAGACCACCCTTTTGCGGAGCATTTCCGGTCTGGTCCGGCCAGCCGAGGGGGAGGTCCGCCTGGGGGAGGAGCTGCTGGCGGCGCCGCGAGGCGGGCGCCCAGCCCACCAGATCGTCCGCCTCGGCGTCGCGCATGTGCCCGAGGGGCGGCAGGTCTTCGCCACGCTGACCGTGGACGAGAACCTGACCCTGGGCGCCTACACCCGGCGGCAGGAGCCGGCGCGCGTGGAGGCGGGGCGGCGGCGGGTCTTCGAGCTCTTCCCGCGCCTCGCCGAGCGGCGCGGCCAGCTGGCCGGCACGCTCTCCGGCGGCGAGCAGCAGATGTTGGCCATCGGCCGGGCGCTCATGGCCGAGCCGCGCATCCTCCTGCTGGACGAGCCGTCGCTGGGGCTCAGCCCTCTCCTGGTGCGGACCATCTTCCGCACCCTGCGCGAGATCAACGCCCAGGGGGTGGCGATGCTGCTGGTGGAGCAGAACGCCCGAGCAGCCTTGCAGCTGGCGCATCGCGCCTACGTCCTGGAGAACGGCCGGGTGGTGCTGGGCGGGAAGGCCGCCGAGCTGGCCCGCGACGACCGCGTTCGCCGCGCCTACCTGGGCCAGAGGGGGTAG
- a CDS encoding branched-chain amino acid ABC transporter substrate-binding protein, protein MRLGRERRHLRAIRKLLLATSLPLALLAAACGGGGGTAPAGGGGSSAQGGIPAGDIKIGIQAPLTRDYALEGQGFQKAIQLLADQINAQGGIDGHKIQVVAQDDQGTAQQAAVAAQKLVTEGVVAVVGGYNSTATEAAQPIYNQNKVIQITPASTAVQLSQKGYKYFFRTATLDSAQGKFAADLMVKTLGFQKIALLHDNSTYALGLAQATEQAVKADGGQVVFFDAIVPGSNDFGAVLTRLKAQAPQAVYFTGYFSDAGLLLKQSQAIGLKTQWIGGDANNNPQLIQVAGPAAEGFLVTTPPQPQDLKTPEAEQFVQQYQQKYGEMPPSVWTISAADAFRVIVDAIQKTHSTDPDKLAAYLHQLKDFPGFTGPISFAANGDREGTLHKAYIVKDGKFVLYDKQPNE, encoded by the coding sequence ATTCGATTAGGAAGGGAGCGAAGACATTTGCGCGCGATCCGCAAGCTCCTCCTGGCCACGTCCCTCCCGCTCGCCCTGCTCGCGGCCGCCTGTGGCGGCGGCGGCGGGACGGCGCCCGCCGGAGGGGGCGGCAGCTCGGCGCAGGGTGGCATTCCGGCCGGGGACATCAAGATCGGCATCCAGGCCCCCCTGACGCGCGACTACGCCCTCGAGGGCCAGGGCTTCCAGAAGGCGATCCAGCTCCTGGCCGACCAGATCAACGCCCAGGGCGGCATCGACGGCCACAAGATCCAGGTCGTGGCCCAGGACGATCAGGGCACCGCCCAGCAGGCCGCGGTGGCCGCGCAGAAGCTGGTGACCGAGGGCGTGGTGGCGGTGGTGGGCGGCTACAACTCGACCGCCACCGAGGCCGCCCAGCCCATCTACAACCAGAACAAGGTGATCCAGATCACCCCGGCCTCCACGGCCGTCCAGCTGAGCCAGAAGGGTTACAAGTACTTCTTCCGCACCGCGACGCTGGACAGCGCGCAGGGCAAGTTCGCGGCCGACCTGATGGTGAAGACGCTGGGCTTCCAGAAGATCGCCCTGCTCCACGACAACTCCACCTATGCCCTGGGCCTCGCCCAGGCGACGGAGCAGGCGGTCAAGGCCGACGGCGGGCAGGTGGTCTTCTTCGACGCCATCGTCCCCGGCTCCAACGACTTCGGCGCGGTCCTCACCCGGCTGAAGGCCCAGGCGCCGCAGGCGGTCTACTTCACCGGCTACTTCTCCGACGCAGGCCTTCTGCTCAAGCAGAGCCAAGCCATCGGCCTGAAGACGCAGTGGATCGGCGGCGACGCCAACAACAACCCGCAGCTGATCCAGGTGGCGGGACCGGCGGCCGAAGGTTTCCTGGTGACGACGCCGCCGCAGCCGCAGGACCTGAAGACGCCCGAGGCGGAGCAGTTCGTCCAGCAGTACCAGCAGAAGTACGGCGAGATGCCGCCCAGTGTCTGGACCATCTCGGCGGCCGACGCCTTCCGCGTCATTGTGGACGCCATCCAGAAGACGCACTCCACCGACCCCGACAAGCTGGCGGCCTACCTGCACCAGTTGAAGGACTTCCCCGGCTTCACGGGGCCCATCAGCTTCGCCGCCAACGGCGACCGCGAAGGGACGCTGCACAAGGCCTACATCGTCAAGGACGGGAAGTTCGTTCTCTACGACAAGCAGCCGAATGAGTGA
- the rpmF gene encoding 50S ribosomal protein L32, with translation MGNPKRRFSKSRRDKRAAHWKLAAPNLVPCPHCHEMKMPHRACPHCGYYGEREVVRSGE, from the coding sequence ATGGGCAATCCTAAGCGCAGGTTCTCCAAGTCGCGCCGGGACAAGAGGGCGGCCCACTGGAAGCTGGCGGCGCCCAATCTCGTCCCCTGCCCGCACTGCCATGAGATGAAGATGCCGCACCGCGCCTGCCCCCACTGCGGCTACTACGGGGAGCGCGAGGTGGTCCGCTCGGGCGAGTGA
- a CDS encoding ketoacyl-ACP synthase III — translation MTGVTIGGLGVSLPEEIRTNDDLAGMVETSHEWILTRTGIAERRIASTAVATSDLAVAAARQALAHAGVGAEEVDLIIVATVTPDMPFPATGCLVQEALGARRAACFDLEAACSGFLYGVSVGAQFIRTGTYRRVLVIGAETLSRIVDWNDRATCVLFGDGAGAALLEPAPEGEGLLGILLGADGAHADLITQPAGGSRRPASLETVLQGEHVIRMNGREVFRLAVPAMARASERVLAQAGLGLEDVDLFVPHQANARIIDAVGERLGIPRERVFLNIERYGNISSASIPVSLYDAETSGRLRPGDVVLTAAFGAGLTWAAAVWRWTGATGQERALGRVRGLLEPGAWEP, via the coding sequence TTGACAGGCGTGACCATCGGGGGGCTGGGCGTTTCGCTCCCGGAGGAGATCCGCACCAACGACGACCTGGCCGGCATGGTGGAGACGAGCCACGAGTGGATTCTGACCCGGACCGGCATCGCCGAGCGGCGCATCGCCTCCACCGCCGTGGCCACCTCGGACCTGGCCGTGGCCGCGGCGCGCCAGGCGCTGGCGCACGCGGGCGTGGGGGCGGAGGAAGTCGACCTGATCATCGTCGCCACGGTCACTCCGGACATGCCCTTCCCGGCCACGGGCTGCCTCGTGCAGGAGGCGCTGGGCGCGCGGCGCGCGGCCTGCTTCGACCTGGAGGCGGCCTGCTCCGGCTTTCTCTACGGGGTGAGCGTAGGCGCCCAGTTCATCCGCACCGGCACCTACCGCCGGGTGCTGGTCATCGGCGCGGAGACGCTCTCGCGCATCGTCGACTGGAACGACCGCGCCACCTGCGTCCTCTTCGGGGACGGCGCCGGGGCGGCGCTGCTGGAGCCGGCGCCCGAGGGCGAGGGCCTTCTGGGCATCCTCCTGGGGGCCGACGGGGCCCACGCGGACCTGATCACCCAGCCGGCCGGCGGCTCTCGCCGCCCGGCCTCGCTGGAGACGGTGCTGCAGGGCGAGCACGTCATCCGCATGAACGGACGCGAGGTCTTCCGCCTGGCGGTGCCGGCCATGGCCCGTGCCTCGGAGCGGGTGCTGGCGCAGGCGGGGCTCGGCCTGGAGGATGTCGACCTCTTCGTCCCCCACCAGGCCAACGCGCGCATCATCGACGCCGTGGGCGAGCGACTGGGCATCCCGCGCGAGCGAGTCTTCCTGAACATCGAGCGCTACGGCAACATCTCCTCGGCCTCCATCCCGGTCTCGCTCTACGATGCGGAGACCTCGGGCAGGCTGCGGCCGGGCGACGTGGTGCTGACCGCCGCCTTCGGCGCGGGCCTCACCTGGGCCGCCGCGGTCTGGCGCTGGACGGGCGCGACCGGCCAGGAGCGGGCCCTGGGGCGCGTGCGCGGCCTGCTGGAACCGGGGGCGTGGGAGCCGTGA
- the fapR gene encoding transcription factor FapR codes for MAAFTQQHRRQRLRALREYLERNPFVTDEELARHFLVSVQTVRLDRMALGIPELRLRLQEMARRAYERLRSVGRGEVVGELVELELGSHAVSLLETDEAMAFERSRVVRGQLLFAQAESLALAVIDAPAARTRVANAKFKSEVRVGERVVARAEVIRHPSSSEHVVLVESRAGQRPVFRGKFMIVEERGGGEAL; via the coding sequence ATGGCCGCGTTCACCCAGCAGCACCGCCGCCAGCGCCTGCGCGCGCTGCGCGAGTACCTGGAGCGGAATCCCTTCGTCACCGACGAGGAGCTGGCGCGCCACTTCCTGGTCAGCGTCCAGACCGTCCGCCTGGACCGCATGGCGCTGGGGATCCCCGAGCTGCGCCTGCGCCTGCAAGAGATGGCGCGCCGCGCCTACGAGCGGCTGCGCAGCGTCGGCCGGGGCGAGGTGGTGGGCGAGCTGGTGGAGCTGGAGCTGGGCTCCCATGCCGTCTCGCTCCTGGAGACGGACGAGGCCATGGCCTTCGAGCGCTCCCGCGTGGTGCGGGGGCAGCTGCTCTTCGCCCAGGCGGAGTCGCTCGCCCTGGCTGTCATCGACGCGCCGGCGGCGCGGACGCGCGTGGCCAACGCCAAGTTCAAGAGCGAGGTACGCGTCGGAGAGCGGGTGGTGGCCAGGGCCGAGGTGATCCGCCACCCTTCCTCCAGCGAGCACGTGGTGCTGGTGGAGAGCCGGGCCGGCCAGCGGCCGGTCTTCCGCGGCAAGTTCATGATCGTCGAAGAGCGGGGCGGGGGTGAGGCGCTTTGA